A genomic segment from Moorena sp. SIOASIH encodes:
- a CDS encoding transposase translates to MILSYIYKLRPSGSQSDKMESWLNMLRSHFNWCLADRIETYHQQFIQGAYCSLRTKAEADPLTCCIVKNGATGNPWQNSGKKRNAGTIQDAGLVELKAARPWYKSIDSDVLQRNVARLNTAYQNFFDGRGFPKFKNRSNFRSFEYKPRRVKFNENKVYLPKIGWMRFFNSRPIPNGFAVRSVTIRKKTDGWFMSVRLEDKSIPLPPVLPTFEIKTAVGLDMGLIKLVHCSDGSDIPNPRFATNKKTKRTLKKRQRRLSRTKKGSRNRNKRVAQVAKLHLIIANRRNAYQWQVANKLVKKADAIVVENLNIKGMVKRCKPKREENTGRFVSNGQAAKRGLNRSILDASWGELIAKIEYLAAKSGKVLLKVNPRHTSMECSACGHIDQANRDRERFICTKCSHIDHADKQAARNIKQKAVVEYGLKLIKVRRDSAEPKQLSLFETPSTESTVAIRRQSGADKGKRRVPGNLARQLELFSQDI, encoded by the coding sequence ATGATTTTGAGCTACATCTACAAATTGCGCCCATCAGGCAGCCAGTCTGACAAGATGGAATCGTGGCTCAATATGCTAAGGAGCCATTTCAACTGGTGCTTGGCTGATCGCATTGAAACCTATCATCAGCAGTTTATTCAAGGGGCGTATTGCAGTTTAAGAACCAAGGCAGAAGCGGATCCGTTAACCTGCTGCATCGTCAAAAATGGAGCCACAGGAAATCCCTGGCAGAATAGCGGCAAAAAACGCAATGCTGGCACAATTCAAGATGCAGGATTGGTGGAACTTAAAGCCGCTCGTCCTTGGTACAAGTCAATAGACTCGGATGTTTTACAGCGTAATGTTGCTCGATTAAACACCGCGTATCAAAATTTCTTTGATGGACGGGGGTTTCCCAAATTCAAAAACCGCAGTAACTTCCGGTCTTTTGAATACAAACCTCGACGGGTTAAGTTTAATGAGAATAAAGTCTATCTGCCTAAAATTGGCTGGATGCGCTTCTTTAACTCTCGACCAATACCAAATGGTTTTGCTGTCAGGAGTGTGACCATTCGCAAGAAGACTGACGGGTGGTTCATGTCTGTACGACTCGAAGACAAGTCGATTCCCTTGCCACCAGTTCTACCAACTTTCGAGATCAAGACGGCTGTTGGATTAGATATGGGGTTGATCAAGTTGGTACATTGCTCTGATGGGAGTGACATCCCTAATCCCAGATTTGCCACCAATAAAAAGACTAAACGCACTCTCAAGAAAAGGCAGCGTCGGTTGAGTCGTACTAAAAAAGGTAGTCGAAACCGAAACAAACGAGTCGCACAGGTAGCCAAACTACACCTGATAATTGCTAATCGCAGAAATGCCTACCAGTGGCAGGTTGCCAATAAATTGGTCAAAAAGGCTGATGCCATCGTAGTAGAGAATCTCAACATCAAGGGGATGGTGAAGCGGTGCAAGCCTAAGCGAGAGGAAAACACCGGACGCTTTGTGTCTAATGGACAGGCGGCTAAACGCGGCTTAAACCGTTCTATTTTAGATGCATCGTGGGGAGAGTTAATTGCCAAGATCGAGTATCTGGCTGCAAAGTCAGGAAAGGTCTTACTTAAAGTTAACCCACGACACACTTCAATGGAGTGCAGCGCCTGCGGTCATATAGATCAAGCCAACCGCGACAGGGAACGGTTCATCTGTACCAAATGCAGTCATATTGACCACGCGGACAAGCAAGCTGCACGAAACATCAAACAAAAAGCCGTTGTTGAGTACGGCTTGAAATTAATTAAGGTACGCCGGGACTCGGCGGAACCCAAACAGCTAAGTCTGTTTGAAACGCCCAGCACTGAATCAACAGTTGCTATCAGGAGACAATCCGGTGCCGATAAGGGCAAACGCCGGGTGCCTGGGAACTTGGCAAGACAATTAGAATTGTTTTCCCAGGATATATAG
- a CDS encoding Npun_R2821/Npun_R2822 family protein yields MNRGIYITANDRVIEQSIALLNSIRCYDTDTPIVLIPYDDNYQNVAQILQESYGVEIYPDLAFIERLSTKLHEIFGEGFFARPNQFRKQACWFGSFDEFIYIDTDIVVFEKIADTLDYLVDYDFICCDYQHVGGIANVFTPKVIEDQIFSEAELKDIFNGGFWGAKKNKISEETLYETFAECAAHPEYFDFSQKTSDQPIINYMILKQMHHRFNIVRRPGGAPGNWAGSKQFQTQGVRLIDPNVNQPLQYLHWAGIRIQPGCPYWDIWKHYRYLNEPMPEDESLQTKTQKSLWQQITQITETIKRISS; encoded by the coding sequence ATGAATCGTGGAATTTACATCACTGCTAATGACCGGGTGATTGAGCAGTCTATTGCGTTACTAAATAGTATCCGCTGTTACGATACCGATACCCCAATTGTTTTGATTCCCTATGATGACAATTATCAAAACGTCGCCCAAATTCTCCAAGAGTCCTATGGGGTAGAGATTTATCCAGATTTGGCGTTTATCGAACGCCTGTCTACTAAGCTACACGAAATTTTCGGGGAGGGATTTTTTGCGAGACCGAATCAGTTCCGCAAACAGGCTTGCTGGTTTGGAAGCTTTGATGAATTTATTTATATCGATACCGATATCGTTGTTTTTGAGAAGATAGCGGATACTCTTGACTACTTAGTTGACTATGATTTTATTTGCTGTGATTACCAGCATGTTGGGGGAATTGCCAATGTTTTTACCCCCAAAGTTATTGAAGATCAGATTTTTAGTGAAGCCGAACTGAAGGATATCTTTAATGGGGGGTTTTGGGGAGCCAAGAAAAATAAGATTAGTGAAGAAACCTTATATGAAACCTTTGCTGAGTGTGCGGCTCATCCCGAGTACTTTGACTTTTCCCAGAAAACCTCCGATCAGCCGATTATCAACTATATGATCTTGAAGCAGATGCACCACCGATTTAATATTGTGCGTAGACCGGGGGGAGCTCCAGGAAATTGGGCAGGTAGTAAACAATTCCAAACCCAAGGAGTACGACTTATTGACCCAAATGTGAATCAACCCCTACAATATCTACACTGGGCTGGTATTCGTATTCAGCCTGGTTGTCCTTACTGGGATATCTGGAAACATTACCGCTATTTGAATGAACCTATGCCAGAGGATGAGTCTTTGCAGACTAAAACTCAGAAGAGCTTATGGCAACAAATTACACAAATCACTGAAACAATAAAACGGATCTCGTCCTAA
- a CDS encoding Npun_R2821/Npun_R2822 family protein, whose product MSTGIYTLANDVVYNQLVALLNSIEVNAGKETPVCVIAYNDQLDNVRQEIATRDNVTLLDNPELFARWEEFSYHVWKTHPDALQEWQEKGIKTKFYRVGENHRYCAFDPESPFEKFIYLDADTLVMNSLDFVFKQLDESDFVVYDFQYKDPAHIFNVASPKLLEIFDQSQINSEIFCSGFYGAKRGLFPEEQREWLVSQLANGEAEVLYKQAPNQSVLNYMRMRSGLSIHNFALSFPKDKRTGNSVTSPHFEIRDNLLYDHGNRLTYLHYIGIKSKVFNKLCAGENIDFPYRDIFLHYRYYHQPEKRPQFTTKAKPYNQPPSLTTKVFKKLGFTR is encoded by the coding sequence ATGAGCACAGGAATTTATACATTGGCTAATGATGTGGTTTACAACCAACTGGTAGCACTGCTCAATAGCATAGAGGTTAATGCTGGGAAAGAGACTCCAGTTTGTGTAATTGCCTACAATGATCAGTTAGACAACGTCCGTCAAGAAATTGCCACCCGAGATAATGTAACCTTGCTGGATAATCCAGAACTATTTGCCCGTTGGGAAGAGTTTTCCTACCATGTCTGGAAAACTCACCCTGATGCTTTACAAGAATGGCAGGAAAAAGGCATTAAGACGAAATTCTATCGGGTTGGTGAAAATCATCGTTACTGTGCCTTTGATCCAGAGAGTCCATTTGAAAAATTTATCTATCTCGATGCTGACACTCTGGTGATGAATTCGTTAGATTTCGTCTTTAAGCAGTTAGATGAGAGTGATTTTGTGGTTTATGACTTTCAGTATAAAGACCCAGCACATATTTTTAACGTAGCCTCACCGAAGTTACTGGAAATATTCGATCAATCCCAGATTAATTCAGAAATTTTCTGTTCGGGATTTTATGGGGCTAAGCGGGGATTATTTCCTGAAGAGCAGCGAGAATGGTTAGTTTCTCAGTTAGCTAATGGGGAAGCAGAGGTTCTGTATAAGCAAGCGCCTAACCAATCTGTACTCAACTACATGAGGATGAGGTCTGGGTTATCGATCCATAATTTTGCTCTGAGTTTTCCTAAAGATAAAAGAACAGGCAATTCCGTAACATCTCCTCACTTTGAAATTCGGGATAATCTACTTTATGATCATGGGAATCGGCTGACTTATCTTCATTACATTGGAATCAAATCAAAAGTTTTCAATAAACTGTGTGCTGGGGAGAATATCGACTTTCCCTACCGGGATATTTTCTTACATTATCGATATTATCATCAACCAGAGAAACGTCCTCAGTTTACCACTAAAGCTAAACCTTACAACCAGCCTCCTAGTTTAACCACTAAAGTATTCAAGAAGTTAGGATTCACTCGTTGA
- a CDS encoding glycosyltransferase family 10: MDKKVIGMISSYKALKPSPVDWLWKQTPSPLGVWKNIQMIATAPQPDFLLLYNFNEFSDIEPRLPKFGNFFGLAHKPADPKVADLKTLLRGVPKERIISVVREPPFPEREEFRINEYKQAQEYCGYVCGPDDFAPIPDYMPAISYHNNSFRELNEMGPPEKARSCCWITSGIARTANHRQRLGFLRLLRDSDLEFDVYGRDLPDWVNGYGKVGNKWNAMAPYYYNLAIENYAGNDWYVSEKLWDALLAWCLPIYYGGPAADKLLPPGSFLRLPSEDEKGLAYIQEVTATLDAWHEALDAIAEARQIILHELNLLNFLSKVVEKLE, from the coding sequence ATGGACAAAAAAGTTATCGGTATGATAAGTAGCTATAAGGCACTGAAACCCAGTCCTGTTGATTGGCTATGGAAGCAAACCCCTAGTCCTTTGGGGGTTTGGAAAAATATTCAAATGATAGCTACTGCACCTCAACCGGATTTTTTACTACTATACAACTTTAACGAATTTTCTGACATCGAACCACGATTACCCAAATTTGGCAATTTTTTTGGGCTAGCTCATAAGCCCGCTGATCCGAAGGTCGCAGATCTCAAGACTCTCTTGCGGGGAGTGCCGAAAGAACGGATTATTTCTGTGGTACGGGAACCTCCCTTTCCAGAACGGGAAGAGTTCCGAATTAATGAATATAAACAAGCTCAGGAATACTGTGGCTATGTATGTGGTCCTGATGATTTTGCGCCAATTCCTGACTATATGCCTGCTATTTCATACCACAACAATTCGTTTCGTGAATTGAATGAAATGGGACCGCCTGAAAAAGCTCGTTCCTGTTGTTGGATTACCTCCGGTATTGCTCGTACGGCTAATCATCGTCAGCGTTTGGGGTTTTTGAGGCTGTTGAGGGACAGTGATCTAGAATTTGACGTGTATGGAAGGGATTTGCCAGACTGGGTAAACGGATACGGAAAAGTAGGGAATAAGTGGAATGCGATGGCTCCTTATTACTACAACCTGGCGATTGAGAACTATGCTGGTAATGATTGGTATGTGAGTGAAAAGTTGTGGGATGCTTTATTAGCCTGGTGTTTACCCATCTACTATGGTGGTCCTGCTGCTGATAAATTATTGCCTCCAGGAAGCTTCTTGAGACTGCCAAGTGAGGATGAAAAGGGCTTAGCTTACATTCAGGAGGTGACGGCTACACTGGATGCATGGCATGAGGCTCTAGATGCGATCGCAGAAGCACGTCAAATCATTTTACATGAGTTGAATTTACTCAACTTCTTGTCTAAGGTAGTGGAAAAACTGGAGTAA
- a CDS encoding sulfotransferase, giving the protein MPNFLIIGAAKAGTTSIYRYLKQHPQIYMSPSKEPRFFAFEGENLDFRGLGDEKEADFIVTNIDAYRQLFKKVTNQVAIGEASTSYLYIAKSVERIKYYIPKAKLIAILRGPAERAYSNYLHLIKQEREPLTDFAEALAQEEERIQNNWWSFWHYKKRGLYYVQLKRYFDAFDKSQIKVYIYEDLNNNPLGMLQDMFGFLEIDDTFTPDISEKVRQAAPIPKNKALESFLSQPHPVKSILSPLLPTGLRDKLVNKIRYLNRGKPKLSPAVRKQLIEFYREDILQLQDLIGRDLSQWLKC; this is encoded by the coding sequence ATGCCCAACTTTTTAATCATAGGTGCAGCTAAGGCTGGAACTACCTCAATTTATCGATATCTAAAGCAGCATCCGCAAATCTACATGAGTCCTTCCAAGGAACCTAGGTTTTTTGCTTTTGAAGGGGAAAATTTAGATTTCCGTGGGTTGGGAGATGAAAAAGAAGCTGATTTCATTGTCACTAATATTGACGCCTATCGTCAACTATTTAAAAAGGTAACTAATCAAGTAGCTATTGGTGAAGCATCTACAAGTTATCTCTACATTGCGAAATCTGTTGAACGCATAAAGTACTACATTCCTAAGGCAAAACTGATCGCAATTCTTCGAGGTCCAGCAGAAAGAGCCTATTCCAACTATTTACATTTAATTAAGCAAGAGCGCGAACCATTAACCGATTTTGCTGAGGCTCTTGCCCAAGAAGAGGAGCGGATCCAAAATAACTGGTGGTCTTTCTGGCACTATAAAAAACGGGGCCTTTACTATGTCCAACTGAAGCGTTATTTTGATGCGTTTGACAAAAGCCAGATTAAGGTTTATATATACGAAGATTTGAATAATAATCCTCTAGGTATGCTGCAAGATATGTTTGGTTTTTTGGAGATAGACGATACCTTTACCCCAGATATATCTGAAAAAGTTAGGCAAGCTGCTCCCATTCCCAAGAACAAAGCGTTGGAATCATTTTTGAGCCAACCGCACCCAGTTAAATCAATTCTAAGTCCATTGCTTCCTACTGGCCTCAGGGATAAACTAGTTAATAAGATTAGATATTTAAATCGTGGTAAACCTAAGTTATCACCAGCAGTGCGGAAGCAATTGATTGAATTCTATCGCGAGGATATCCTCCAGCTTCAAGATTTGATTGGTCGGGATCTTTCCCAATGGCTAAAGTGTTGA
- a CDS encoding glycosyltransferase has protein sequence MNKHYIFFTRSTLPQPNAAHLVHDVNSANAAANLGYSTVLVYLHPPEKSLNPLDWVYPFRLQQPPENVTKFYSIQDQLKVAPLAMPWPIGHIKGKLTSPSTIVCRYYFPIHIFPHTQILHTLDWNLVKTAIKHGIPVIYEREHYKKSDYDQSIVQNPLFQVAVTVADNIREDMIRRGMPPEKIIKLHSGFNQSFLVRQPEQASEWRKKLLVDNRQRLVVYSGGLYRFKGVNLLVDVAKELPQIQFVFAGGNESQVQSYQQLAKEKQANNVTFLGYIPHQQLPSLLQAADVLAHPHCSGEAASFTSPLKLFEYMASGTPIVATEIPPLMEFKSSSAIAGWCEPDNPAQLTRCLQQVLETYPRNVNGYAAQIEWGRQFSWENRIAKIMSNVAEPIHPII, from the coding sequence ATGAATAAACACTATATCTTTTTTACCAGAAGTACTTTACCTCAACCCAATGCTGCCCACTTAGTTCATGATGTCAATTCCGCCAATGCTGCTGCTAACCTTGGTTATTCTACTGTTTTAGTCTATCTCCACCCCCCAGAGAAATCCCTGAATCCCTTAGACTGGGTTTATCCCTTTCGGCTCCAACAGCCACCGGAAAACGTGACCAAGTTTTACAGTATTCAGGATCAGCTCAAGGTGGCTCCCCTAGCTATGCCTTGGCCCATTGGTCACATCAAAGGCAAACTGACTAGCCCCAGCACAATCGTTTGTCGTTACTATTTTCCAATTCATATTTTTCCCCATACTCAAATCTTACACACGTTGGATTGGAATTTGGTTAAAACAGCCATCAAGCATGGTATACCAGTCATTTATGAGCGGGAACATTATAAAAAAAGTGACTATGATCAATCGATTGTCCAAAACCCACTTTTTCAAGTCGCAGTCACCGTGGCTGATAATATTCGGGAGGATATGATTCGTAGGGGTATGCCCCCAGAAAAGATTATCAAACTCCATAGTGGCTTCAATCAGTCTTTTTTAGTAAGACAACCAGAACAAGCCTCTGAATGGCGCAAAAAACTTTTGGTGGATAACCGCCAAAGGTTAGTGGTCTATTCAGGAGGACTCTATCGCTTCAAAGGGGTCAACTTATTAGTTGATGTTGCTAAGGAATTACCACAGATTCAATTTGTCTTTGCTGGTGGCAATGAATCTCAAGTACAGTCTTATCAGCAGCTAGCTAAAGAAAAACAAGCTAACAATGTTACCTTCTTAGGTTACATTCCCCACCAGCAGCTTCCCAGCTTACTCCAAGCTGCTGATGTTTTGGCTCATCCTCACTGTTCTGGTGAGGCGGCTAGCTTTACCTCTCCTCTGAAGCTCTTTGAGTATATGGCTTCAGGAACTCCGATTGTGGCAACGGAAATTCCCCCGTTGATGGAATTTAAATCGTCTAGTGCTATTGCTGGCTGGTGTGAACCGGATAACCCAGCTCAATTGACTCGTTGCCTCCAGCAGGTATTAGAAACGTATCCCAGAAACGTGAATGGTTATGCTGCTCAAATTGAGTGGGGGCGTCAGTTCTCTTGGGAAAATAGAATTGCCAAAATTATGAGCAATGTAGCAGAACCTATACATCCTATAATCTGA